One Ignavibacterium album JCM 16511 genomic region harbors:
- a CDS encoding MBL fold metallo-hydrolase RNA specificity domain-containing protein, with the protein MKIHFIGGARTVTGSLHLLHINGKKILLECGLFQGRRKDTYEKNKNFPFDPKEIDVLILSHAHIDHSGNIPNLVSKGFDGLIYATAATVDLCQIMLRDSAHLQEKDIEWVNKKHSRKGEPPVEPLYTLDDVEKSIEHFIGVQYNKTIELFDGINFSFRDAGHILGSAGIHLEIKEPGNKKLSFGFSGDIGRPESPVIKSPDVLRELDVIIMESTYGNRLHSSTEEVEEELAQTINQIVNDNGKIIIPAFAVGRTQTIVYVLHKLFNQNRIPEIPIYVDSPLAVDATNVFRSHPECLDRETYRVFLQNGEDPFGFSRLKYIKKVEESKELNDKPGPMIIISASGMAEGGRILHHLANNIENPKNLILFVGYAAEQTLARKIMDGEKRVNIFGEEYEVRAKVKTMDYFSAHADQNELLDYLRLNPTKKLRNIFLVHGEEDQAIPLRQKLLTKGYKNVEFPVSGSIYEI; encoded by the coding sequence TTGAAAATTCATTTTATTGGTGGCGCAAGAACAGTTACCGGTTCTTTGCATCTGCTTCACATCAATGGCAAAAAAATTCTTCTTGAATGTGGTTTATTTCAGGGAAGAAGGAAAGACACTTACGAAAAAAATAAAAACTTCCCTTTCGACCCCAAAGAAATTGATGTTTTAATCCTCTCTCATGCACACATTGACCATAGTGGAAACATTCCCAATCTGGTTAGTAAAGGTTTTGATGGACTAATCTATGCAACCGCTGCTACTGTTGATTTGTGTCAGATAATGTTAAGAGATTCTGCACATTTACAGGAAAAAGACATCGAGTGGGTAAATAAAAAACACTCAAGGAAAGGTGAACCACCTGTTGAACCATTATACACACTTGATGATGTCGAAAAATCAATTGAGCACTTTATCGGTGTTCAGTATAATAAAACAATAGAACTGTTTGATGGAATAAATTTTAGCTTCAGAGATGCAGGACATATTCTCGGTTCTGCCGGAATTCATTTAGAGATTAAAGAACCGGGAAATAAAAAATTATCTTTTGGGTTTAGTGGTGACATAGGAAGACCAGAATCTCCCGTTATAAAAAGTCCTGATGTCCTCAGAGAACTTGATGTAATTATTATGGAATCAACTTATGGTAACAGACTACACTCATCCACCGAAGAAGTTGAAGAAGAGCTTGCTCAGACAATAAATCAGATTGTTAATGATAATGGAAAAATCATAATTCCAGCTTTCGCTGTCGGAAGAACCCAAACAATAGTGTATGTGCTTCACAAGTTATTTAATCAAAACAGAATTCCGGAAATACCAATATATGTTGATTCTCCACTGGCAGTTGATGCCACAAATGTTTTTCGCTCTCATCCCGAATGTCTTGATAGAGAAACATACAGAGTTTTTCTCCAGAACGGTGAAGATCCATTCGGATTTTCAAGACTAAAGTACATCAAAAAAGTTGAGGAGTCTAAAGAATTGAATGACAAGCCCGGACCAATGATTATCATTTCTGCTTCTGGTATGGCAGAAGGGGGAAGAATTTTACATCATCTTGCAAACAATATTGAGAATCCTAAAAATCTTATTTTATTTGTGGGTTACGCTGCGGAACAAACCTTGGCACGGAAAATTATGGATGGTGAAAAAAGGGTGAATATTTTCGGCGAAGAGTATGAGGTAAGAGCAAAAGTAAAAACTATGGATTATTTTAGTGCCCACGCTGATCAAAATGAATTATTGGATTATCTTCGTCTAAATCCTACAAAGAAGTTAAGGAACATCTTTTTGGTTCACGGAGAGGAGGATCAGGCCATTCCTTTGAGGCAAAAATTATTGACTAAAGGCTATAAAAATGTAGAATTTCCTGTTTCGGGCAGCATTTATGAGATTTAA
- a CDS encoding H-type lectin domain-containing protein, which produces MKKLVAVVAIFLALTALVSAQTKVQSGTWSVNPSVAGYNMDKNTGERTMTIDVEFPKPFDTKPTIFLSVTQLDTDKDANSRFNVEAMSVSRDGFTIKVRTWADSKVYSISGFWLAHAEK; this is translated from the coding sequence ATGAAGAAACTAGTAGCAGTTGTAGCAATATTCTTGGCTTTAACAGCTTTAGTATCAGCACAAACAAAAGTTCAAAGCGGAACCTGGTCAGTTAATCCTTCGGTTGCCGGTTATAATATGGATAAAAACACCGGCGAAAGAACAATGACCATTGATGTTGAATTTCCAAAACCTTTTGATACAAAACCAACAATATTTTTATCAGTTACTCAGCTTGATACTGACAAAGATGCAAACAGCAGATTTAATGTAGAAGCAATGTCGGTATCGAGAGATGGTTTTACTATTAAAGTAAGAACCTGGGCTGACTCAAAGGTTTATAGTATCAGCGGTTTTTGGTTAGCACATGCTGAAAAATAA
- a CDS encoding Tll0287-like domain-containing protein has translation MKKLIVFSVLLLFIFFSCSQKNRPEITEELKTALRAEAKSFMETLKSVLIKEIQTNGIVSAVSVCSDTAQILTDNYGISKGIYIKRVSFKNRNPMNIPDDFESKVLKMFEEQFNKNQLKPESEYTELIEQNGVYKVRYMKPIFVQPECLNCHGSEEQISQKVKEMISKIYPDDKAKGYQMGDLRGAVSIQKTL, from the coding sequence ATGAAAAAGCTGATAGTTTTCTCCGTTTTACTTTTGTTTATTTTCTTTTCGTGCTCTCAGAAAAACAGACCCGAAATAACCGAAGAGTTAAAAACTGCTCTTCGTGCCGAAGCAAAATCTTTTATGGAAACACTCAAGTCTGTTCTGATTAAAGAAATTCAAACAAATGGAATTGTTAGTGCTGTTTCAGTGTGTTCGGACACAGCTCAGATTCTTACTGACAATTACGGAATTTCAAAAGGGATTTATATCAAGCGTGTAAGTTTTAAAAACAGAAATCCTATGAATATTCCGGATGATTTTGAATCCAAAGTTCTTAAGATGTTTGAAGAACAATTCAATAAAAATCAACTTAAACCAGAAAGTGAGTATACTGAATTGATTGAACAGAATGGGGTTTATAAGGTAAGATATATGAAACCGATTTTTGTTCAGCCGGAGTGTTTGAATTGTCATGGTAGCGAAGAACAAATATCTCAGAAAGTGAAAGAAATGATAAGCAAAATCTATCCGGATGATAAAGCAAAAGGTTATCAGATGGGGGACTTGCGTGGCGCTGTATCAATTCAAAAAACTCTATGA
- the dat gene encoding D-amino-acid transaminase, with the protein MIAYYNGDYLPVEKISVSPFDRGFLFSDGVYEALRTYNKKLFMLQKHLDRLKYSLEQTGINFSEFDKLEEIIFTCAQKNNISQDFSTYIQITRGVSFPRTHHYNQQIKPNLFVYSTELKNRERELSEGVSVILERDVRWNRCDIKSISLLPNVMANQNAFIKGCYEAVFYRDNFITEGSHTNFFAIKDGKVITAPLSNFILNGVTRKIVFSICNENNIPIEEEYIPLTDLFNYEEFFLTGTTTEITPVINIDGNIIGNGQPGKLTKKIQKLFYDFVERF; encoded by the coding sequence ATGATTGCTTATTATAACGGCGATTATTTGCCTGTTGAAAAAATCTCCGTCTCACCTTTTGACCGTGGATTTTTATTTTCTGATGGAGTTTATGAAGCATTAAGAACTTACAACAAAAAATTGTTTATGCTTCAGAAACACCTTGACAGATTAAAATATAGTTTGGAACAAACAGGTATTAACTTTTCTGAGTTCGACAAGCTTGAAGAAATCATATTTACCTGCGCACAAAAAAATAATATTTCTCAGGACTTTAGTACATATATTCAGATAACCAGAGGAGTTTCGTTTCCCCGAACTCATCACTATAACCAGCAAATCAAACCAAATTTATTTGTTTATTCCACAGAATTAAAAAACCGTGAGCGTGAATTGAGCGAAGGAGTTAGTGTTATTCTTGAGCGCGATGTAAGATGGAACAGATGTGATATTAAATCCATTTCACTTCTGCCAAATGTGATGGCAAACCAAAATGCTTTTATAAAAGGTTGCTACGAAGCAGTCTTTTACAGGGATAATTTTATTACAGAAGGTTCACATACAAATTTCTTTGCAATAAAAGATGGAAAAGTAATCACAGCACCTTTATCCAATTTTATTCTGAATGGCGTTACAAGAAAGATTGTTTTTAGTATTTGTAATGAAAATAATATTCCAATTGAAGAAGAATATATTCCATTAACCGACCTTTTTAATTATGAGGAATTTTTTCTTACAGGAACTACAACGGAAATTACTCCTGTTATTAATATTGACGGAAACATTATTGGAAATGGTCAGCCGGGAAAGCTGACAAAAAAAATTCAAAAATTATTTTACGACTTTGTTGAAAGATTTTGA
- a CDS encoding sigma-70 family RNA polymerase sigma factor — protein sequence MKITKQFTNRESKSLDQYLQEIGKVDLLTPQDEIDLAIRIKKGDEKAKEKLIKANLRFVVSVAKQFQNQGLSLGDLINEGNIGLIKAAERFDETRGFKFISYAVWWVRQSIMQAIADQSRVVRLPLNRVGNLTKISKAYRDLEQEYERKPTTDELAQMLDMTSEEVAYALQIAGRQVSMDAPLKEGDDGKNSLIDILPNEDQPLPDQKLMTESLKKEVANVLSTLSEREAEVIKLYFGIDGDHSATLEEIGERFNLTRERVRQIKEKALRNLRQSKKSARLKAYLG from the coding sequence TTGAAGATCACAAAGCAATTCACAAACAGAGAAAGCAAATCACTCGATCAATACTTGCAGGAAATCGGTAAGGTTGACTTACTTACTCCACAAGATGAAATTGATCTAGCGATAAGAATTAAAAAGGGAGATGAAAAAGCTAAAGAAAAGCTTATCAAAGCCAATCTCCGCTTTGTTGTGAGCGTTGCTAAACAATTTCAAAATCAAGGATTGTCCCTCGGTGATTTAATAAACGAGGGAAATATCGGCTTAATAAAAGCCGCTGAAAGGTTTGATGAAACCAGAGGATTTAAGTTCATTTCTTACGCCGTATGGTGGGTAAGACAATCTATTATGCAAGCAATTGCTGATCAATCAAGAGTTGTTCGTTTGCCACTTAACAGAGTCGGCAATCTTACTAAAATCAGCAAAGCTTACAGAGATCTTGAGCAGGAATATGAAAGAAAACCTACTACAGACGAACTTGCTCAGATGCTCGATATGACCTCCGAAGAAGTTGCTTATGCTCTTCAGATTGCTGGTCGTCAGGTATCTATGGATGCACCTCTTAAAGAAGGAGATGATGGAAAGAATTCGTTGATTGATATTCTTCCAAATGAGGATCAACCATTACCTGATCAGAAACTTATGACCGAATCTCTTAAAAAGGAAGTTGCAAATGTTCTTTCCACTCTTTCTGAAAGAGAAGCTGAGGTAATAAAACTATACTTCGGAATTGATGGAGACCATTCAGCCACTTTGGAAGAGATTGGTGAAAGATTTAATCTTACCAGAGAAAGAGTAAGACAAATTAAAGAAAAAGCTCTCAGAAATCTGAGACAATCTAAAAAGAGTGCAAGACTTAAAGCTTATTTAGGTTAG
- a CDS encoding low molecular weight protein tyrosine phosphatase family protein has product MKKVLFVCTQNRLRSPTAENVFSSYSGIRVKSAGLNAHAKVHLTSDLIGWSDIIFAMEKSQLEKIKKKYSEKLKGKKVICHNIPDEYDFMQPQLIEILKEKVPRHLKSLKRKSRSLFRNGF; this is encoded by the coding sequence ATGAAAAAAGTTTTATTTGTTTGCACACAAAACAGACTGAGAAGTCCAACAGCTGAAAATGTCTTTAGTAGCTACAGCGGCATTCGGGTTAAGTCTGCCGGTCTGAATGCTCACGCAAAAGTTCATCTCACATCTGATTTGATTGGTTGGTCTGATATAATCTTCGCAATGGAAAAATCTCAACTTGAAAAAATCAAAAAGAAATATTCGGAAAAATTGAAAGGGAAAAAAGTAATTTGTCATAACATTCCTGATGAATATGATTTTATGCAACCGCAGCTAATTGAAATATTAAAAGAAAAAGTTCCAAGGCATCTGAAATCTTTAAAACGAAAAAGCCGTTCCTTATTCAGAAACGGCTTTTAA
- a CDS encoding DJ-1/PfpI family protein: MASKKILMLVGDFVEDYEVMVPFQALQMVGHKVHAVCPDKKAGEKVRTAVHDFEGDQTYSEKPGHNFTLNFTFDNVNPADYDALVIPGGRAPEYIRLNKKVVEYTKHFVDAKKPIAAICHGAQLLAAAGGVKGRKVSCYPAVGPEVNAAGGEYQDIPVDKAFVDGNLVTAPAWPAHPDWLAKFLEVLGTKIS, translated from the coding sequence ATGGCTTCAAAAAAAATTTTAATGCTCGTTGGAGACTTTGTTGAAGACTACGAAGTGATGGTTCCTTTCCAGGCACTTCAAATGGTTGGACACAAAGTTCACGCGGTTTGTCCGGATAAAAAAGCCGGTGAAAAAGTTCGAACTGCAGTTCACGATTTCGAAGGTGATCAAACATACAGCGAAAAACCTGGTCACAATTTTACACTTAATTTTACCTTCGATAATGTTAATCCTGCAGATTACGATGCACTTGTTATTCCCGGTGGAAGAGCTCCTGAATATATTCGCTTGAATAAAAAAGTAGTTGAATACACAAAACATTTTGTAGATGCTAAAAAACCGATCGCAGCAATCTGTCACGGAGCTCAGTTACTCGCTGCTGCCGGTGGAGTTAAAGGAAGAAAAGTTTCCTGTTATCCTGCTGTTGGACCTGAAGTAAATGCTGCTGGTGGTGAATATCAGGATATTCCTGTAGATAAAGCATTTGTTGATGGAAATCTTGTTACTGCTCCTGCTTGGCCAGCTCACCCAGATTGGTTAGCAAAATTTCTTGAAGTGTTGGGAACAAAAATTTCTTGA
- a CDS encoding DNA polymerase II produces MSVSTAKLFLLTGDWFDYKGKNIIRLIGTSNDLGAVEILITNNKPVFFIERDTILNPVGKNFFRKETKLKNFDRKDVDALYFNTQTALQKYDSELVEQNIKTFESDVDPLRRFLMEKFIYAQIEIEGEAQKKNNIVRFINPKIKPTTVNPEFVVASLDIETGLNQLYSIAVHLTGRKGEIKKVFILGAQLKKSPDYISFHSNEIELITNFIQWFNEVDPDIIIGWHVIGFDLLFLESRCNELSIPFNIARSNGKVTLRARKPSGFFASITGRIIIDGPSSLRASFFNFEDFKLETVAQELLGTGKTINPEKKKVDEIDRLFAEDKIALAEYNLNDAVLVTDIFRKTGLLELSVRRSQISGLFIDQLGMMTNAFDHFYLPLLHRKGFVAPNLRDIKTTEHAEGGFVIEPEPGIYDNIVVLDFKSLYPSIIRTFKIDPYSLLMKDKNTIQTLNDYKFSATEHILPDYIDELMAQRKDAIAKGDKQLSQAIKILMNSFYGVMGSYGCRFYHPDLPRAITGTGHKLLLGSKDYLESKDYKVVYGDTDSLFIKLKEVGSNDGETQGKLIAEELNNYWQTKLKNEYNVQSYLELEFEKFYEKFIITPARGSETGAKKRYAGLISKDGKKAIEFVGMEFVRSDWTKLAKEFQEELYMRIFSGEEVEDFIRKTIKDLKEGKYDDKLIYRKRLRKEIEDYTKNVPPHVRAAKMLREPGDVVYYVITERGPIPIQLKYNDIDYNHYIEKQLKPIADSVLGLLGKSFDSIAGSDQMSFF; encoded by the coding sequence ATGTCTGTCTCAACAGCAAAATTATTTCTGCTAACAGGAGATTGGTTTGATTATAAAGGGAAGAACATAATCAGATTAATTGGAACATCAAATGATTTGGGTGCCGTTGAAATTCTTATAACCAACAATAAACCTGTTTTCTTTATTGAACGAGATACTATTCTTAATCCTGTTGGAAAAAATTTTTTCAGAAAAGAAACAAAGCTAAAAAACTTTGATAGAAAAGATGTAGATGCACTTTACTTTAATACTCAGACTGCTCTTCAGAAATATGATTCCGAATTAGTTGAACAAAACATTAAAACTTTTGAATCGGATGTTGACCCTTTAAGAAGATTCTTAATGGAAAAATTTATCTACGCACAAATCGAAATTGAGGGCGAGGCACAGAAAAAAAATAACATAGTAAGATTTATAAATCCAAAAATAAAACCTACTACAGTCAATCCGGAATTTGTAGTTGCTTCTCTCGATATTGAAACAGGTCTTAATCAGCTTTATTCAATTGCAGTACATCTTACCGGCAGAAAAGGTGAAATCAAAAAAGTTTTTATACTTGGAGCGCAGTTAAAAAAATCTCCGGACTACATTTCATTCCACTCAAATGAAATCGAATTGATAACTAACTTCATTCAATGGTTCAATGAAGTTGATCCTGACATAATTATCGGCTGGCATGTTATCGGTTTTGATTTACTTTTTCTTGAAAGCAGATGCAATGAGTTAAGTATTCCTTTTAACATCGCCAGATCAAATGGAAAGGTTACTCTAAGAGCAAGAAAACCGTCGGGATTTTTCGCAAGTATCACAGGCAGAATTATCATTGATGGACCTTCATCTCTACGAGCATCTTTTTTCAACTTTGAAGACTTTAAACTTGAAACAGTCGCACAGGAGTTGTTAGGTACCGGGAAAACAATTAATCCCGAAAAGAAAAAAGTTGATGAAATAGACAGACTATTCGCAGAAGATAAAATAGCTCTTGCAGAATATAATTTGAATGATGCCGTTCTTGTTACAGATATATTCAGAAAAACTGGTTTGCTTGAACTATCTGTCCGTCGTTCGCAAATATCGGGATTGTTTATTGATCAGCTTGGAATGATGACTAATGCTTTCGACCATTTTTATCTTCCGCTTCTCCACAGAAAAGGATTTGTAGCACCAAATCTTCGTGACATAAAAACAACAGAACATGCTGAAGGCGGCTTTGTTATTGAACCCGAACCAGGAATTTATGATAACATAGTTGTTCTCGACTTTAAGAGTTTGTATCCATCTATTATCCGAACTTTTAAGATTGATCCTTACTCTCTTCTTATGAAAGATAAGAATACAATTCAAACACTAAATGATTATAAATTTTCTGCAACCGAACATATTCTTCCGGACTATATTGATGAATTAATGGCCCAGAGAAAAGACGCAATTGCAAAAGGCGATAAACAACTTTCACAAGCAATTAAAATTCTGATGAATAGCTTCTACGGTGTAATGGGTTCTTATGGCTGTCGATTTTATCATCCTGATTTACCAAGAGCAATCACTGGTACAGGTCACAAACTTTTACTCGGAAGCAAAGATTATCTTGAAAGTAAAGATTATAAAGTAGTTTATGGTGATACAGACTCACTTTTTATAAAATTGAAAGAAGTTGGCTCAAACGATGGAGAGACACAAGGAAAGTTAATTGCAGAAGAACTGAACAACTATTGGCAAACAAAGTTGAAGAATGAATATAATGTTCAATCATACCTTGAACTTGAGTTTGAAAAATTTTATGAGAAGTTTATTATTACACCTGCACGGGGTTCTGAAACAGGTGCAAAAAAGCGATATGCCGGACTAATCAGTAAAGATGGTAAAAAGGCAATAGAATTTGTCGGGATGGAATTTGTAAGATCAGATTGGACAAAACTTGCTAAAGAATTTCAGGAAGAATTATATATGAGAATATTTTCCGGAGAAGAAGTAGAAGATTTTATTCGGAAAACTATAAAAGACCTTAAAGAAGGTAAATATGATGATAAACTTATTTACAGAAAACGATTGAGAAAAGAAATTGAAGATTATACTAAAAATGTTCCACCGCATGTAAGAGCTGCAAAAATGTTACGAGAACCTGGCGATGTTGTTTATTATGTGATTACAGAACGAGGGCCTATTCCCATACAGTTAAAATATAACGATATTGATTATAATCATTACATTGAAAAGCAGTTAAAGCCAATCGCTGATTCTGTGTTGGGATTACTGGGTAAATCTTTCGATTCGATAGCTGGTTCAGATCAGATGAGTTTTTTTTAA
- a CDS encoding Trm112 family protein: protein MISKELLDILVCPETKAELVLEGNYLISTDRNTRRRYRIEDDIPIMLVEESEQLSLEEWTEIMKKHGKKIE from the coding sequence ATGATTAGCAAAGAATTACTCGATATTCTTGTTTGTCCTGAAACGAAAGCAGAACTAGTGCTTGAAGGAAATTATCTCATTTCAACTGATAGGAACACAAGAAGAAGATATCGTATTGAAGATGATATTCCAATAATGCTTGTTGAGGAATCCGAGCAGCTTAGTCTTGAAGAATGGACTGAGATAATGAAAAAGCACGGCAAAAAGATAGAGTAG
- the msrB gene encoding peptide-methionine (R)-S-oxide reductase MsrB encodes MLKILLISLAVLVATLFTISKRNISQEKNSGYYNLLVSDSLKNKEKKMEDKIIRSEEEWKKILTPEQYRVLRQKGTERAYTGEYWNHFEEGVYKCAGCGAELFSSDTKFDSHCGWPSYFTPLAGDRVIYKEDRSFGMIRTEVLCAKCGGHLGHVFDDGPEPTGLRYCINSVSLIFEKRPKK; translated from the coding sequence ATGCTAAAAATTTTGTTGATAAGCTTGGCAGTATTGGTTGCAACTTTATTTACAATTTCAAAAAGGAATATAAGTCAGGAAAAGAACTCCGGATATTATAATCTTTTAGTATCGGATTCGTTAAAGAATAAGGAGAAAAAAATGGAAGATAAAATTATCAGGTCTGAAGAAGAGTGGAAGAAAATTTTAACTCCTGAACAATATAGAGTACTTCGCCAGAAAGGAACAGAAAGAGCTTATACAGGAGAATATTGGAATCATTTCGAAGAAGGAGTATATAAATGTGCCGGTTGTGGCGCAGAACTATTTTCTTCGGATACAAAATTTGATTCACATTGCGGCTGGCCAAGCTATTTTACTCCTCTGGCGGGTGATAGAGTTATCTACAAAGAAGACAGAAGTTTTGGAATGATAAGAACTGAAGTATTGTGTGCTAAATGTGGTGGACATCTCGGACATGTTTTTGATGATGGTCCCGAACCAACCGGCTTAAGATATTGCATTAACTCTGTTTCTTTGATTTTTGAAAAACGACCAAAGAAATAA
- a CDS encoding AMP-dependent synthetase/ligase, whose translation MVKKYALYDVPKISSIQDMLLRSANEYSDKIALEDLNDYPIPKVTYKELRDFVFRFGKALNELGLKERDHIAVIGENRVQWGITYLTAMTFNMVIVPIDKNLTTNEILNIIHESDANAIVFSNTFKEMLLEKKSSLLKLKYLISMDDEKNTQEVYSMIEMIEKQNSYVDKLPKIDPTEMAEIIFTSGSLGRAKGVMLSQKNLAANLMSMTSMIKIDSEDRFLSVLPIHHTYECTCGFLCPLYAGASAHYARSLKTVVDDLQKVKATIMLGVPLLYDKIFKRIYKGIQEDKVKSKIVPPLVKLTNIADAIGWKSAKKIVFGELHKRFGGSIRLFIAGGAAPDPKVAKGLREFGFNFVQGYGLTETAPILALNRLYAFKDNAAGLPLPGVQIKINNPDNDGVGEIFVKGDNVMLGYYKNPQLTQEVFENSWFKTGDLGFFDEDGFLHIAGRKKNVIIANNGKNVFPEEIEDLLNRSPFIQECMVYGEKDEKHDEVIAAQIVTDAEAFIEYSEKNNIQITPELVNNIISEEIKKVNKELANYKQIRKFYIRETEFEKTTTQKIKRYLVKHQPE comes from the coding sequence ATGGTTAAGAAATACGCCTTATATGATGTTCCTAAAATTTCTTCAATTCAGGATATGCTTCTAAGGTCTGCCAATGAGTATTCCGATAAAATTGCCCTGGAAGATTTAAACGATTATCCCATTCCCAAAGTAACTTATAAAGAACTCCGCGATTTCGTGTTCAGATTTGGAAAAGCATTAAATGAATTAGGTCTTAAAGAAAGAGATCATATTGCTGTAATTGGGGAAAACAGAGTACAGTGGGGAATTACTTATCTAACTGCAATGACATTCAATATGGTTATAGTTCCAATTGATAAAAACTTGACAACAAATGAAATTCTTAACATCATTCATGAGTCCGATGCCAATGCAATTGTTTTTTCAAATACATTCAAAGAAATGTTGCTCGAAAAAAAATCTTCTTTATTGAAATTAAAATATCTGATAAGTATGGATGATGAGAAGAATACGCAGGAAGTGTATTCAATGATAGAGATGATTGAAAAGCAAAATTCTTATGTGGATAAATTGCCTAAGATTGATCCTACAGAAATGGCAGAAATTATTTTTACTTCGGGTTCACTTGGAAGAGCAAAAGGAGTGATGCTCAGCCAGAAAAATCTTGCTGCAAATCTAATGTCGATGACAAGTATGATAAAAATAGATTCTGAAGATAGATTTCTATCGGTATTACCTATTCATCACACCTATGAATGTACTTGTGGATTTTTATGTCCTCTTTATGCCGGGGCTTCTGCACATTATGCCAGATCATTAAAAACAGTTGTAGATGATCTTCAGAAAGTTAAAGCTACGATAATGCTTGGTGTTCCGCTTCTTTATGATAAAATCTTTAAGAGAATATATAAGGGCATTCAGGAAGACAAAGTAAAATCCAAAATAGTTCCGCCTCTTGTTAAGCTTACCAATATAGCAGATGCAATTGGTTGGAAGAGCGCAAAGAAAATTGTTTTTGGTGAATTACATAAAAGATTCGGTGGCTCAATCAGACTTTTCATTGCTGGTGGTGCAGCTCCTGATCCCAAAGTTGCAAAAGGATTAAGAGAGTTCGGTTTTAATTTTGTTCAGGGTTACGGCTTAACTGAAACCGCTCCGATTCTAGCTCTTAACAGGTTATATGCTTTTAAGGATAACGCGGCAGGATTACCATTGCCAGGTGTTCAGATAAAAATTAATAATCCGGATAATGATGGTGTGGGTGAAATATTTGTTAAAGGTGATAATGTAATGCTTGGTTACTATAAGAATCCTCAATTAACTCAGGAAGTATTTGAAAACAGCTGGTTCAAAACCGGAGATCTTGGTTTCTTTGATGAAGATGGTTTTCTTCACATTGCAGGCAGGAAGAAGAATGTTATCATTGCAAACAATGGCAAAAATGTTTTTCCTGAAGAGATTGAAGATTTGCTTAACAGAAGTCCTTTCATTCAGGAGTGTATGGTTTATGGTGAAAAGGATGAAAAACATGATGAAGTAATTGCCGCTCAGATTGTTACTGATGCCGAAGCATTTATAGAATACTCTGAAAAAAATAATATTCAGATTACACCTGAACTTGTGAATAATATTATCTCCGAAGAAATAAAAAAGGTGAATAAAGAACTCGCTAACTATAAACAAATCCGAAAGTTTTATATCAGGGAAACGGAGTTTGAAAAAACCACTACTCAAAAAATCAAAAGATATTTAGTTAAACATCAACCAGAATAA